In Saccharomonospora marina XMU15, one genomic interval encodes:
- a CDS encoding DUF445 domain-containing protein yields the protein MEQPTSAAVPVSPPGVLAGEQSKRRGLRRMKLVALGFLLGATVIFLLASWAQSAGWPAWVGYVRAAAEAGMVGALADWFAVTALFRHPLGIKIPHTAIIPNKKNVLGDSLGDFVGSNFLSEPVVRDKLRRVQTSRRVGEWLSRRENADRVTAELASVVRGAVTVLRDEDVQEVMEQAVVRRVVERQWGPPLGKLLEQVFADGAHYRLVDLVVDRVYEWVRDNHDTVLRVVSDRAPSWSPRFVDAMLADKVYGEVLAFAWAVKTDVNHPMRLALDRFLGEFAQDLQKDPDTMARAEQVKQQLVEHPEVRRLIDSAWSTAKEMLLTAAEDPSSELRRRVRDGLESLGEKLLSDAALANKVDGWVEGAAAHVVNNYSREITTIITDTVERWDAEETSRKVELQVGRDLQFIRINGTVVGSLAGLVIYTVAQLLF from the coding sequence GTGGAGCAACCGACGTCCGCCGCCGTTCCCGTCTCGCCGCCGGGTGTGCTCGCGGGCGAGCAGAGCAAGCGACGGGGCCTTCGCAGGATGAAGCTGGTCGCGCTGGGCTTCCTGCTGGGCGCGACCGTGATCTTCCTACTCGCGAGTTGGGCGCAGTCGGCGGGCTGGCCCGCGTGGGTGGGCTACGTACGAGCGGCGGCCGAGGCGGGCATGGTTGGCGCGCTCGCCGACTGGTTCGCCGTCACCGCGCTGTTTCGCCACCCGCTCGGCATCAAGATCCCGCACACGGCGATCATCCCCAACAAGAAGAACGTTCTCGGCGACAGTCTGGGCGACTTCGTCGGGTCCAACTTCCTCTCCGAGCCGGTGGTCCGGGACAAGCTGCGCAGGGTGCAGACCTCGCGCCGGGTGGGTGAGTGGCTTTCGCGGCGGGAGAACGCCGACCGTGTGACGGCCGAACTGGCTTCGGTGGTTCGTGGTGCGGTGACCGTGCTGCGTGACGAGGACGTGCAGGAGGTCATGGAGCAGGCCGTCGTGCGCAGGGTGGTGGAACGGCAGTGGGGTCCGCCGCTTGGCAAGCTGCTGGAACAGGTGTTCGCCGACGGTGCGCACTACCGGCTGGTGGATCTCGTCGTGGACCGGGTCTACGAGTGGGTGCGGGACAACCACGACACCGTGCTGAGGGTGGTGTCCGACCGTGCGCCGTCCTGGTCGCCCAGGTTCGTCGACGCGATGCTGGCCGACAAGGTCTACGGCGAGGTACTCGCGTTCGCGTGGGCGGTGAAGACCGACGTCAACCACCCGATGCGGCTGGCGCTGGACCGGTTCCTCGGGGAGTTCGCGCAGGACCTGCAGAAGGATCCCGACACCATGGCCAGGGCCGAGCAGGTCAAGCAGCAACTCGTCGAGCACCCGGAGGTACGCAGGCTGATCGACTCGGCGTGGTCCACGGCCAAGGAGATGTTGCTGACCGCGGCCGAGGACCCCTCGAGCGAGTTGCGCAGGCGCGTGCGCGACGGGTTGGAGTCACTGGGCGAGAAGTTGCTCTCCGACGCCGCTCTGGCGAATAAGGTCGACGGTTGGGTCGAGGGCGCCGCGGCGCACGTGGTGAACAACTACTCGCGGGAGATCACCACCATCATCACCGACACCGTCGAGCGCTGGGACGCCGAGGAGACGTCTCGCAAGGTCGAGTTGCAGGTGGGGCGCGACCTGCAGTTCATTCGGATCAACGGCACCGTCGTCGGCTCGCTGGCAGGGCTGGTGATCTACACGGTTGCCCAGTTGCTGTTCTAG
- a CDS encoding mandelate racemase/muconate lactonizing enzyme family protein codes for MRIERLRATPVAVPYVHDEIWAFGRRRGQVSVLLEVETDEGVTGLGEAAAYPSADIVLAVLRSVEPLVLGEDPFAIERLMRRIELIGTWHHVKATSPAIAAVEMACWDIVGKVCGQPLVNLLGGRFRERVECFFYVARSDPAEVAREARRASESGFSTCYLKVGSDEPNTDIERVEALRDGAGPSARLRIDANEAWAPGTAVRMIRELARFDLELVEQPVSGRNLDELGYVRSRVEVPLLANEASWTRHEQLAVLKAGAADVLSVDNQMDGGLLNLKRSAGMCEAAGLPVVKHSLGELGVALAAAVHAIAATPNFTYANQAYGALLSDDITEGFGGGVAGYTDGHVDVPAEPGLGVTLDPDRVARYAELYRTEGAAFSFGDPDPVLRSPALPKF; via the coding sequence GTGCGGATCGAACGACTCAGGGCGACGCCGGTGGCCGTGCCGTACGTGCACGACGAGATATGGGCCTTCGGAAGGCGACGCGGCCAGGTGAGCGTGCTGCTTGAGGTGGAGACCGACGAGGGGGTCACCGGGCTCGGCGAGGCGGCCGCCTACCCGTCCGCCGACATCGTGCTCGCGGTGCTGCGTTCCGTCGAGCCGCTGGTACTGGGCGAGGACCCGTTCGCCATCGAGCGGCTGATGCGCAGGATCGAACTCATCGGCACCTGGCACCACGTGAAGGCCACAAGCCCTGCGATCGCCGCCGTGGAGATGGCGTGCTGGGACATCGTGGGCAAGGTCTGCGGTCAGCCGCTGGTCAACCTGCTCGGCGGCAGGTTCAGGGAACGGGTGGAGTGCTTCTTCTACGTCGCGCGTTCCGATCCGGCCGAGGTCGCGCGGGAGGCGAGGCGGGCAAGTGAGTCCGGCTTCTCGACGTGCTACCTCAAGGTCGGCTCCGACGAGCCCAACACCGACATCGAGCGGGTCGAGGCACTGCGCGACGGGGCGGGGCCATCGGCCAGGTTGCGCATCGACGCCAACGAGGCGTGGGCACCGGGGACCGCTGTACGGATGATTCGGGAGCTGGCCCGGTTCGACCTCGAACTGGTGGAGCAGCCGGTTTCGGGTCGCAACCTCGACGAGCTCGGCTACGTCCGCAGCCGGGTGGAGGTGCCGCTGCTGGCCAACGAGGCGAGCTGGACCCGCCATGAGCAGCTGGCGGTGCTCAAGGCCGGGGCGGCCGACGTGCTGTCGGTGGACAACCAGATGGACGGCGGGCTGCTCAACCTGAAGCGTTCGGCGGGCATGTGCGAGGCCGCCGGTCTGCCCGTGGTGAAGCACAGTCTCGGCGAGCTGGGCGTGGCCCTGGCCGCCGCGGTGCACGCCATCGCGGCCACGCCCAACTTCACCTACGCCAACCAGGCCTACGGTGCGCTGCTTTCCGACGACATCACCGAAGGCTTCGGCGGCGGGGTGGCCGGCTACACCGATGGCCACGTCGACGTGCCGGCCGAACCGGGACTCGGGGTAACGCTGGACCCCGACCGCGTCGCCCGCTACGCGGAGCTCTACCGCACCGAGGGGGCCGCGTTCTCCTTCGGCGACCCCGACCCCGTGCTGCGCTCACCCGCGCTGCCGAAGTTCTGA
- a CDS encoding CGNR zinc finger domain-containing protein, whose protein sequence is MDADTSLVLAFLNTVDVEADTDVLRSQRNWQEWAGQRQLAADPLDEATRARDSLRAAVGDPDAQSHPTRVHIEVALTTAGPALVPGSAVAAVLAAATRLAVLGEWDRIKICPADDCRWAFCDRSRNRSRTWCSMKVCGNREKARAFRQRTATRPT, encoded by the coding sequence GTGGACGCGGACACCTCGCTCGTGCTCGCCTTCCTCAACACCGTGGATGTCGAGGCCGACACCGACGTGCTGCGTTCACAGCGGAACTGGCAGGAGTGGGCGGGGCAACGCCAACTCGCCGCCGACCCGCTCGACGAGGCGACCAGGGCCCGCGACTCGTTGCGCGCCGCCGTGGGCGACCCTGACGCGCAATCGCATCCGACGCGGGTTCACATCGAGGTCGCGCTGACCACTGCCGGCCCCGCCCTCGTGCCGGGCAGTGCCGTCGCGGCCGTGCTGGCAGCAGCGACGAGGCTGGCCGTGCTCGGCGAGTGGGACCGGATCAAGATCTGCCCTGCCGACGACTGCCGGTGGGCCTTCTGCGACCGCTCCCGCAACCGATCCAGGACCTGGTGCTCGATGAAGGTCTGCGGCAACCGGGAGAAGGCGAGGGCTTTCCGGCAGCGCACGGCCACAAGACCCACCTGA
- a CDS encoding helix-turn-helix domain-containing protein has protein sequence MDKVADIGRDIGEYIRLQRNNAKISLRQLSKLAGVSNPYLSQIERGVRKPSAEILQQIAKGLRISAEALYVQAGLLDLPSGGPVADAIRADTELSERQKQVLLDVYESFRRENRAARTSDTDTQPEE, from the coding sequence ATGGACAAGGTGGCCGACATCGGCCGCGACATCGGGGAGTACATCCGCCTGCAGCGCAACAACGCCAAGATCTCCCTGCGGCAGCTGTCGAAGCTGGCCGGCGTGTCGAACCCCTATCTCAGCCAGATCGAGCGAGGGGTGCGCAAACCCAGCGCGGAGATCCTGCAACAGATCGCCAAGGGATTGCGCATCTCCGCGGAGGCGCTCTACGTGCAGGCAGGGCTGCTCGACCTGCCATCGGGTGGACCGGTGGCCGACGCGATCCGCGCCGACACCGAGCTTTCCGAGCGCCAGAAGCAGGTGCTGCTCGACGTCTACGAATCCTTCCGTCGCGAGAACCGGGCAGCGCGCACATCCGACACCGACACCCAACCCGAGGAGTGA
- a CDS encoding pyridoxal phosphate-dependent aminotransferase has translation MREPVLVPRLRPFTSTIFAEMTALAVRTDAINLGQGFPDTDGPAGMLHAAREALFGGANQYPPGPGRPELRAAVAAHRARYGTHYDPESEVLVTAGATEAIAASLLALTQPGDEVLVIEPYYDSYAASVAMAGAERRVVPLISEGGRFALDTEALRAAVTARTRAILVNSPHNPTGTVFTRDELAAIARVCVDNDLIAITDEVYEHLVFDGGEHIPLATLPGMASRTVSISSAGKSFNCTGWKIGWVCATPELVAAVKAAKQFLTFVSGGPLQPAVAYALEHELDWVERLRLSLQHKRDRLSEGLRAAGFEVWPSAGTYFVCADVRPLGFSDAAELAWRLPETIGVAAVPVSVFTDNPDQWRHVLRFAFCKRDDVLDEAINRLHKLISIATSGVDRPSTG, from the coding sequence GTGCGTGAACCTGTACTCGTTCCCCGGCTGCGGCCGTTCACCTCGACCATCTTCGCGGAGATGACCGCGCTGGCCGTGCGCACCGACGCGATCAATCTCGGCCAGGGCTTTCCCGACACCGACGGTCCCGCAGGGATGCTTCACGCTGCGCGCGAAGCGCTGTTCGGCGGCGCCAACCAGTACCCTCCCGGCCCTGGCCGTCCGGAACTGCGCGCCGCCGTCGCCGCGCACAGAGCCCGTTACGGCACGCACTACGACCCCGAAAGCGAGGTCCTGGTCACCGCGGGCGCCACCGAGGCCATCGCGGCCAGCCTGCTGGCGCTGACGCAGCCCGGCGACGAGGTGCTCGTGATCGAGCCGTACTACGACTCCTACGCGGCCTCGGTCGCCATGGCGGGCGCGGAGCGCAGGGTCGTGCCGCTTATCTCCGAGGGCGGCCGGTTCGCGCTGGACACCGAGGCGTTGCGGGCGGCCGTGACGGCCAGGACGAGGGCGATCCTGGTGAACTCGCCCCACAACCCCACCGGCACCGTGTTCACCCGCGACGAGTTGGCCGCCATCGCGCGGGTGTGTGTCGACAACGACCTCATCGCCATCACCGACGAGGTGTACGAGCACCTGGTGTTCGACGGCGGCGAACACATCCCGCTCGCGACCCTGCCCGGGATGGCCTCGCGCACCGTGTCGATCTCGAGTGCGGGCAAGTCGTTCAACTGCACCGGATGGAAGATCGGCTGGGTTTGCGCGACGCCGGAACTGGTCGCGGCGGTGAAGGCGGCCAAGCAGTTCTTGACGTTCGTTTCCGGTGGCCCGCTGCAACCCGCGGTCGCCTATGCACTGGAACACGAACTGGACTGGGTAGAGCGACTGCGGCTTTCGCTGCAGCACAAGCGTGATCGGCTGTCCGAGGGATTGCGGGCTGCCGGGTTCGAGGTGTGGCCGAGCGCGGGAACCTACTTCGTTTGCGCCGACGTTCGGCCGCTGGGATTCAGCGACGCCGCCGAACTCGCGTGGCGACTGCCGGAGACCATCGGCGTCGCCGCGGTCCCCGTGAGTGTCTTCACCGACAACCCCGACCAGTGGAGACACGTGCTGCGCTTCGCGTTCTGCAAACGCGACGACGTGCTGGACGAGGCGATCAACCGGCTGCACAAACTGATCTCGATTGCGACTTCCGGGGTGGATCGACCATCGACTGGGTGA
- a CDS encoding AAA family ATPase: MLDPTICPSCGDRAEEPTVRQELLVCAECGHSWPFKRLPLLALTGPSGAGKSTVGPWLAQRLSDRVVVLEQDVLWTGGLRDDVDGHPTFRATWLRMAAMIHQSGRPVVLCGTVVPPEFEPLPERVLFSGIHYLALAAEPGVLARRLRARPRWRGWDEERIAEMLRFNDWLREQAAVLCPPVELLDTTHAALEVTVERVEAWVERVLAKD; the protein is encoded by the coding sequence TTGCTCGATCCGACGATCTGCCCCTCCTGCGGTGACCGGGCCGAGGAACCGACGGTGCGGCAGGAACTACTGGTGTGCGCCGAGTGCGGGCACAGCTGGCCGTTCAAGCGGTTGCCGCTGCTCGCGCTCACCGGGCCCAGCGGGGCAGGCAAGTCGACCGTCGGCCCCTGGCTGGCGCAGCGGCTGAGCGACCGGGTCGTCGTGCTGGAACAGGACGTGCTGTGGACCGGCGGCCTGCGCGACGACGTGGACGGCCATCCCACTTTCCGCGCCACCTGGCTGCGGATGGCGGCGATGATCCACCAGAGCGGCAGGCCGGTGGTGCTGTGCGGGACGGTGGTGCCGCCGGAGTTCGAGCCGCTGCCGGAGCGGGTGCTGTTCTCCGGTATCCACTACCTGGCGCTGGCGGCGGAACCGGGCGTGCTCGCGCGGCGGCTGCGGGCGCGACCCCGCTGGCGCGGCTGGGACGAGGAGCGCATCGCCGAGATGCTGCGGTTCAACGACTGGCTGCGCGAGCAGGCCGCCGTGCTCTGCCCGCCGGTGGAACTGCTCGACACCACTCACGCCGCGCTGGAGGTGACGGTGGAGCGGGTGGAGGCCTGGGTGGAGCGGGTGCTCGCGAAGGACTGA
- a CDS encoding M24 family metallopeptidase — MTAELLPACPPAANQEHSRRLAWLRERMRLLRLDAVAVASPEAVYYLTGLDHHGYFAFTLLVVPLRGDLALVTREMERSTVRAQVPHCKHVPFGDGTDPATAAALAIAAAAAPHGRVGTEDAAMFFPPAIHSRIRQALPDREWLDATPLLSQAMAVKSTIEVEHMRTAAALSDAAMAAGIATAGTGVGEHDVAAAVQHTMVSGGGQQPGFVPMIRPLRLLDQEHVSWAQRPLEPGTGLFVELSGCHLRYHAPLSRTVYIGRLPDSAARAHAVALAGWHAALAALRPGVLTGEVYAAWQRATGVPTPRHHCGYLVGIGFPPSWVGGGEVLGIRPGGQVAVTAGMTFHLMSWVPGHVVSDTVLVTERGAEPLTNTPRELKVVS; from the coding sequence GTGACCGCCGAACTGCTGCCCGCGTGCCCGCCCGCGGCGAACCAGGAACACTCCCGAAGGCTGGCCTGGCTGCGGGAGCGGATGCGGCTGCTGCGACTCGATGCCGTCGCCGTGGCCAGCCCGGAGGCCGTCTATTACCTGACCGGCCTCGATCACCACGGCTACTTCGCCTTCACGCTCCTCGTCGTGCCGCTTCGAGGCGATCTGGCGCTCGTGACAAGGGAGATGGAGCGCTCCACGGTGCGAGCACAGGTCCCGCACTGCAAGCACGTGCCGTTCGGGGACGGAACCGACCCGGCAACCGCCGCCGCGCTCGCCATCGCGGCCGCGGCGGCGCCGCACGGCCGGGTCGGCACCGAGGACGCGGCGATGTTCTTTCCTCCCGCGATCCACAGCCGTATCCGGCAAGCGCTGCCCGACCGCGAGTGGCTGGACGCGACACCGCTGCTCAGCCAGGCCATGGCGGTCAAGTCGACCATCGAGGTCGAGCACATGCGCACCGCCGCCGCCCTCTCCGACGCCGCGATGGCCGCGGGCATCGCCACGGCGGGCACCGGCGTCGGCGAGCACGACGTGGCCGCGGCGGTCCAGCACACCATGGTCTCCGGTGGCGGGCAGCAGCCCGGGTTCGTGCCCATGATCCGCCCGCTGCGGCTGCTCGACCAGGAACACGTGTCGTGGGCGCAGCGGCCGCTGGAGCCCGGCACCGGGCTGTTCGTCGAGCTTTCCGGGTGCCACCTTCGCTACCACGCGCCGTTGAGCAGGACCGTCTACATCGGTCGGCTTCCCGACAGCGCGGCGAGAGCGCACGCCGTGGCGCTGGCGGGGTGGCACGCGGCGCTCGCCGCGCTGCGGCCGGGCGTGCTCACCGGTGAGGTCTACGCCGCCTGGCAGCGGGCAACGGGTGTGCCGACACCCAGGCACCACTGCGGCTACCTCGTAGGGATCGGTTTCCCGCCCAGCTGGGTGGGCGGCGGCGAGGTGCTCGGCATCCGTCCGGGTGGGCAGGTGGCGGTGACGGCAGGCATGACGTTCCACCTGATGTCGTGGGTGCCGGGGCACGTCGTGTCGGACACCGTGCTGGTCACCGAGCGGGGTGCCGAGCCACTCACCAACACACCGCGTGAGCTGAAGGTGGTGAGCTGA
- a CDS encoding TFIIB-type zinc ribbon-containing protein: MICPKCQNVMKTVNKAGIHIEQCEGCRGIFLDHGELEQVVNAENAYYGAPAAPAPPYRPAGGPQPPVPPPPPMHHGGYRDSPAPYRGGGYYKDSPKPYRGGYGDSPKPYGHGYGHRRKRSFLENLFD, translated from the coding sequence GTGATCTGTCCCAAGTGCCAGAACGTGATGAAGACCGTCAACAAGGCCGGTATCCACATCGAGCAGTGCGAGGGCTGCCGTGGCATCTTCCTCGACCACGGTGAGCTCGAGCAGGTCGTCAACGCGGAGAACGCCTACTACGGTGCCCCCGCCGCGCCGGCGCCGCCGTACCGCCCCGCGGGCGGGCCGCAGCCGCCCGTCCCCCCGCCGCCGCCCATGCATCACGGCGGGTATCGCGACTCACCTGCGCCGTACCGGGGTGGCGGCTACTACAAGGACTCGCCCAAGCCGTATCGCGGCGGCTACGGCGACTCGCCGAAGCCCTACGGACACGGCTACGGGCACCGCCGCAAGCGCAGCTTCCTCGAGAACCTGTTCGACTGA
- a CDS encoding VOC family protein, with the protein MTAAKTSIKWGCVAIDCPRPWELARFYGELLGWQPHEDDKPDDDWVTLVNPGSGADIAFQRDPEFLPPTWPSPERAQMLHLDFEVPDIEAEHERVLALGARLLDDKPTSFRVYADPAGHPFCLCAC; encoded by the coding sequence GTGACCGCAGCGAAGACATCGATCAAGTGGGGTTGTGTGGCGATCGACTGCCCGCGACCGTGGGAACTGGCCAGGTTCTACGGCGAGCTGCTCGGCTGGCAGCCGCACGAGGACGACAAACCGGACGACGACTGGGTGACCCTGGTCAACCCCGGCTCGGGCGCCGACATCGCGTTCCAGCGAGACCCGGAGTTCCTGCCGCCGACCTGGCCGTCGCCGGAGCGCGCCCAGATGCTGCACCTCGACTTCGAGGTGCCCGACATCGAAGCCGAACACGAGCGGGTGCTCGCGCTGGGGGCAAGGCTGCTGGACGACAAGCCGACGTCGTTTCGCGTGTACGCCGACCCCGCGGGGCACCCGTTCTGCCTCTGCGCCTGCTGA
- a CDS encoding 5-formyltetrahydrofolate cyclo-ligase — translation MTEVLDTADTERAKQAVRQRVWDRLERQRLARFPGARGRIPNFVGAEEAAARLAALAQWRSAQVVKANPDSPQLPVRSRVLAGGKLLYLAVPKLAEEQPFVLLDPASLDVSPRKAAAKDRALRLGEPVGVADMRRVDLVVCGTVAVNRQGVRIGKGGGFADIEYGLLVEAGLVDENTVLATTVHDVQVLDEELPETEHDFRVDLVVTPGEVIETARPRRSNGILWDHLPEEKIAAIPELARRRSLRS, via the coding sequence ATGACCGAAGTGCTCGACACGGCGGACACCGAACGCGCCAAGCAGGCGGTGAGGCAACGGGTGTGGGATCGGCTGGAGCGGCAGCGACTGGCCCGCTTCCCGGGAGCCAGGGGACGCATTCCCAACTTCGTCGGCGCGGAGGAAGCGGCGGCGAGGCTGGCCGCGCTCGCGCAGTGGCGGTCGGCTCAGGTGGTGAAGGCGAATCCGGACAGCCCGCAACTGCCGGTGCGCTCGCGGGTGCTGGCGGGCGGCAAGCTGCTCTACCTCGCGGTGCCGAAGCTGGCGGAGGAGCAGCCCTTCGTGCTGCTCGACCCCGCTTCGCTGGACGTCTCGCCACGCAAGGCGGCGGCCAAGGACCGCGCGCTGCGCCTCGGCGAACCGGTGGGGGTGGCCGACATGCGGCGGGTGGATCTCGTGGTGTGCGGCACGGTGGCGGTGAACCGGCAGGGCGTGCGCATCGGCAAGGGCGGCGGCTTCGCCGACATCGAGTACGGGCTGCTGGTGGAGGCTGGGCTCGTCGACGAGAACACGGTGCTCGCGACCACCGTGCACGACGTGCAGGTGCTCGACGAGGAGTTGCCGGAGACCGAGCACGACTTCCGGGTGGACCTGGTGGTCACGCCGGGCGAGGTGATCGAGACGGCGCGGCCGAGGCGAAGCAACGGCATCCTGTGGGACCACCTGCCCGAGGAGAAGATCGCGGCGATTCCCGAACTCGCCAGGAGGCGCTCCCTGCGGTCGTGA
- a CDS encoding LysR family transcriptional regulator, with protein MFEVRRLRLLRELARHGTIAATARVCSLTPSAVSQQLSLLEREAGTALLLREGRTLTLTEAARVLVEHTEEILADLERAQAEVAALTSTVSGVLRVAAFPTAARVLVPGAIAQCRSRYPDLRIRLTEAQLPEAITALQGGHVDLALVYGYSLLPRVREAGVEIHRLLDEPLLAALPAGLRSGEGALALAELADQPWIAADRDDDLHEMLRRACGLAGFVPRLDFTSSDYTVIFALVEAGLGVSLVPRLAFESMSADVRLWEVAQPALSRTVGAAIRAGSGRNPAIAAMLAALHRVADELPETA; from the coding sequence ATGTTCGAGGTCCGCAGGTTGCGGCTGCTCAGGGAACTCGCGCGGCACGGGACCATCGCGGCGACCGCGCGGGTCTGCTCGCTGACGCCGTCCGCGGTCTCCCAGCAACTCTCGCTGCTCGAGCGGGAGGCCGGAACCGCGTTGCTGCTGCGTGAGGGCCGCACGCTGACGCTCACGGAAGCGGCAAGAGTGCTCGTCGAGCACACCGAGGAGATCCTCGCCGATCTGGAACGCGCGCAGGCCGAGGTAGCGGCACTGACCTCCACCGTGAGTGGGGTGTTGCGCGTGGCGGCGTTTCCCACGGCCGCGCGAGTGCTCGTTCCCGGTGCCATCGCGCAGTGCCGGTCTCGCTATCCCGACCTGCGCATCCGGCTCACCGAGGCGCAGTTGCCGGAAGCGATCACCGCGCTGCAGGGCGGCCACGTGGACCTGGCGCTGGTATACGGCTACAGCCTGCTGCCCCGCGTCAGGGAAGCTGGCGTGGAGATCCACCGGCTGCTCGACGAACCGCTGCTGGCCGCACTGCCCGCCGGGCTGCGGTCGGGGGAGGGGGCACTGGCGCTTGCCGAGTTGGCCGACCAACCGTGGATCGCCGCCGACCGTGACGACGACCTGCACGAGATGCTGCGCAGAGCGTGCGGACTGGCGGGTTTCGTCCCGAGATTGGACTTCACCAGCTCCGACTACACCGTGATCTTCGCCTTGGTAGAGGCCGGGCTCGGAGTGTCGCTGGTGCCTCGCCTCGCCTTCGAGTCGATGTCGGCCGACGTGCGGCTGTGGGAGGTGGCCCAACCCGCGCTCAGCCGCACGGTCGGCGCGGCCATCAGGGCGGGCAGCGGCCGCAACCCGGCGATCGCCGCCATGCTCGCGGCGTTGCACCGGGTGGCCGACGAACTACCGGAAACTGCGTAG
- the tgmC gene encoding ATP-grasp peptide maturase system methyltransferase, protein MGSAARQRRRMVEALRRAGVLTDPHWIEAFRQVPRHVFVPRFFLPRGEGWAALASGDPGWLATVYSDSVLVTQLDGDEGKWSLARREGPVRGTPTCSSSMPTIMAVMLEELRVGEGQRVLEIGTGTGYNAGLLCHRLGAELVSTVDVDSGLSLSARAALAAIGYQPDCVLGDGERGHPEGAPYDRVLATCSVSHIPTAWLEQTVAGGLVLTTLNRPIGAGLVLLTADEGPHGHGTVLAQDGRFMPMRSHRGAEAAALLARAGEASTRRTTQLSLRAVLDPASPFEFFVSLEIPGLLVTTGKDGETTGSTESTDTTYLVHPDGSWAGYRTAGDERVVEQGGQRRLWDLVERAYQRWLALGEPARHDFAVTVTPQRQFFSLGEHRWPLGE, encoded by the coding sequence ATGGGCTCCGCGGCTCGGCAACGCAGGCGCATGGTGGAGGCGCTGCGCCGTGCCGGTGTGCTGACCGACCCTCACTGGATCGAGGCGTTCCGCCAGGTACCACGGCACGTGTTCGTGCCGCGCTTCTTCCTGCCCCGAGGCGAAGGCTGGGCCGCCCTCGCCTCGGGGGACCCAGGCTGGCTGGCCACCGTCTACTCCGACAGCGTGCTCGTCACCCAACTCGACGGCGACGAGGGCAAGTGGTCGCTGGCGAGAAGGGAAGGGCCGGTGCGTGGCACGCCGACCTGCTCGTCGAGCATGCCGACGATCATGGCGGTGATGCTGGAGGAACTGCGGGTCGGCGAAGGGCAGCGCGTGCTGGAGATCGGCACGGGCACCGGCTACAACGCGGGATTGCTCTGCCACCGGCTCGGCGCGGAACTGGTGTCCACTGTGGATGTCGACTCCGGGTTGTCGCTCTCGGCGCGCGCGGCACTCGCCGCCATCGGCTACCAGCCCGACTGCGTACTCGGCGACGGGGAGCGAGGCCACCCCGAGGGCGCGCCGTACGACCGGGTACTGGCCACCTGCTCGGTCTCGCACATCCCCACCGCCTGGCTGGAACAGACCGTCGCGGGCGGGCTGGTGCTGACGACGTTGAACCGGCCGATCGGCGCGGGTCTCGTACTGCTCACCGCTGACGAAGGCCCTCACGGTCATGGCACGGTGCTCGCGCAGGACGGCAGGTTCATGCCGATGCGCTCGCACCGGGGAGCGGAAGCGGCCGCGCTACTGGCTCGCGCCGGTGAAGCCTCCACGCGCCGGACCACTCAGCTGTCGCTGCGCGCCGTACTCGACCCGGCGAGCCCGTTCGAGTTCTTCGTCAGCCTGGAGATTCCCGGACTGCTGGTGACGACCGGCAAGGACGGCGAAACCACCGGCAGCACGGAATCCACCGACACCACCTATCTGGTGCACCCAGACGGCTCCTGGGCGGGCTACCGGACGGCCGGGGACGAGCGTGTCGTCGAACAGGGTGGGCAGCGGCGCCTCTGGGACCTCGTCGAGCGCGCCTACCAGCGGTGGCTGGCACTCGGCGAGCCCGCACGGCACGACTTCGCCGTCACGGTGACGCCGCAGCGGCAGTTCTTCTCCCTCGGCGAGCACCGCTGGCCGCTGGGCGAGTGA